One window from the genome of Gimesia aquarii encodes:
- a CDS encoding ABC transporter permease, which yields MANSTRPQYGRVWITFLRNSLIREMTFRGNLLITIVTRGFWFAAQLILFDIIYRNVNSINDWTREEYFTFMATGMLINAFVETFFMPNCANFSELIRNGNLDFVLLKPIDTQFLVSFEKVNLAMLNQVLLAGALLFYSLFELTHIEMAFLDLQNLVLSGQWLSLLTICCQGTGQILMYCLLLAIGVAFFYSLMITLASSSIWFGRNQGLYDFWFYITVFARYPRSIYSGSPTGELLRFAFSYVIPILLVVTVPARLLLSKALEPSWITLVGVSVTLASLFISRNIFNWSLNSYRSASS from the coding sequence ATGGCAAACTCCACCCGGCCTCAGTATGGGCGTGTTTGGATTACATTCCTGCGGAATTCGCTGATTCGCGAAATGACATTTCGTGGAAATTTGTTAATTACAATTGTCACTCGAGGATTCTGGTTTGCTGCTCAATTAATTCTATTCGATATTATTTATCGAAATGTCAATTCCATCAACGACTGGACGCGAGAAGAGTATTTTACTTTTATGGCAACAGGAATGTTGATTAATGCCTTCGTCGAAACATTCTTTATGCCCAACTGTGCAAATTTCAGCGAATTAATCAGAAATGGAAATCTTGATTTTGTACTTTTAAAGCCGATCGATACGCAGTTTCTGGTCTCATTCGAAAAAGTAAACCTGGCAATGTTGAATCAAGTATTGTTGGCAGGGGCACTTTTGTTCTATTCTCTCTTTGAACTGACACACATTGAAATGGCATTTTTAGACCTTCAAAACCTGGTGCTGTCAGGACAGTGGCTCTCACTGTTAACGATTTGTTGTCAGGGTACAGGGCAAATTTTGATGTATTGTCTCTTATTGGCGATCGGCGTCGCTTTCTTTTACAGCCTGATGATTACTCTGGCAAGCAGCAGTATCTGGTTTGGCCGCAATCAGGGGCTTTATGATTTCTGGTTTTATATTACGGTATTCGCGCGCTATCCCCGTAGTATTTACAGTGGATCGCCGACGGGGGAGTTACTTCGATTTGCATTTTCATATGTGATTCCAATTTTACTTGTTGTCACAGTTCCTGCACGTCTCTTGTTATCGAAAGCATTAGAACCATCGTGGATTACCCTGGTGGGAGTTTCTGTAACACTGGCTTCATTATTTATCTCGCGCAACATTTTTAACTGGTCATTAAACAGCTATCGAAGTGCAAGTAGCTGA
- the trkA gene encoding Trk system potassium transporter TrkA produces MNIVIMGAGTVGTFVADTLCAAQHNVTIIDQSRSALQQVEERVDVQTICGSACDSAILFQAGVLGADICLAVTSQDEVNMVGASLAKAMGSRRCVARVFNHAYLNLSTFDYQRHFHIDRLLSLEHLTALELAKAIGEPGLFAVENFARGEVLIQVLNVQSGVKADGVQLRNLKLPSGVRVGLISDGQHTSIAGADNVIKAGQMVTLIGTQEHIDKVHRMFQHKRSERFRVIIAGGGDIGFNLARILQKKEYSVAILESDPVRCDFLSRNLDSITVLHGDATRRTEMEEARVGKADVFIATTGRDEDNIVCGVEAKELGASRIMSIVRRPDYANVLEKLGIDFAVSPREVITRQIMGMVQTGPIISHSEIGGGNSSILELEVFEDSPITKAPLKDLKLKQALIAAVVKEDCVRVPGAEDLIQAGDTVILLCEQENLNEIIPLFKPQN; encoded by the coding sequence ATGAATATCGTCATTATGGGAGCGGGAACCGTTGGCACATTTGTCGCCGACACGCTCTGTGCCGCACAACACAATGTCACAATTATCGATCAGTCGCGGAGTGCCTTACAACAGGTCGAAGAACGGGTTGATGTTCAAACCATCTGCGGTTCAGCCTGCGATTCTGCTATTTTGTTTCAAGCTGGTGTCTTGGGAGCTGATATTTGTCTCGCAGTGACCAGCCAGGATGAAGTGAACATGGTTGGGGCCAGCCTTGCGAAGGCGATGGGGTCTCGTCGCTGTGTCGCACGTGTGTTTAATCATGCTTATTTAAATCTGAGCACATTCGACTATCAGCGACACTTTCATATTGATCGTTTATTGAGTCTCGAACATTTGACGGCCCTCGAGCTTGCAAAGGCAATTGGTGAACCAGGTTTGTTTGCTGTCGAGAATTTTGCCAGAGGAGAAGTTCTCATTCAGGTACTGAATGTACAATCGGGTGTCAAAGCAGATGGAGTACAATTACGGAACTTGAAACTTCCCAGCGGGGTACGAGTGGGGCTGATTTCAGATGGCCAGCATACTTCCATCGCGGGGGCAGATAATGTGATCAAGGCAGGGCAAATGGTGACTCTCATTGGTACGCAAGAGCATATTGATAAAGTTCATCGTATGTTTCAGCACAAACGCTCTGAAAGGTTTCGCGTGATTATTGCCGGTGGAGGAGATATTGGGTTTAATCTCGCGCGCATCTTACAGAAAAAAGAGTATTCTGTTGCGATTCTGGAATCTGATCCGGTCCGTTGCGACTTTCTCTCAAGAAATCTTGATTCGATCACAGTACTACATGGAGATGCAACAAGACGCACAGAAATGGAAGAAGCACGTGTTGGCAAGGCTGATGTGTTTATTGCGACAACTGGTCGAGACGAAGATAATATTGTGTGTGGTGTCGAAGCCAAGGAACTCGGAGCAAGCCGAATCATGAGTATTGTCCGGCGTCCCGACTATGCAAATGTACTTGAGAAACTGGGAATTGATTTTGCCGTCAGCCCCCGTGAAGTCATTACGCGGCAGATCATGGGGATGGTACAAACAGGCCCGATCATTAGCCATTCTGAAATTGGTGGAGGGAATTCGTCAATTTTAGAACTGGAAGTTTTTGAAGATTCACCGATTACGAAGGCACCTCTGAAAGACCTTAAGCTGAAACAAGCGCTGATCGCTGCCGTTGTTAAGGAAGATTGTGTGCGGGTTCCAGGTGCCGAAGATCTAATACAAGCGGGAGATACAGTCATTTTGCTTTGTGAACAGGAGAATCTGAATGAGATTATCCCACTGTTTAAGCCGCAAAATTGA
- a CDS encoding PilZ domain-containing protein, which yields MNERRQSTNRRSGNERRQYGRVKATTEVNLMRSGSVSGNEPIKGTLYDVSLDGIRVLLDTPLTIGESLLVEVQNAGKHLFNSTAKVIWQKQEETGKYATGCELCVLLTQKQERTLSEITECGANISSFAQS from the coding sequence ATGAATGAACGTAGACAATCAACGAATCGACGTAGTGGGAATGAACGGCGCCAATATGGAAGAGTCAAAGCAACAACCGAAGTGAATTTAATGCGATCAGGTAGTGTCTCAGGGAACGAACCAATAAAGGGAACTCTCTATGACGTATCTTTGGATGGCATCCGCGTCCTGCTTGATACACCTCTTACCATTGGAGAATCTCTTCTGGTAGAAGTTCAAAACGCAGGCAAGCATCTCTTCAATTCCACTGCCAAAGTCATCTGGCAGAAACAAGAAGAGACTGGGAAATATGCTACAGGATGTGAATTGTGTGTTTTACTGACACAGAAACAGGAAAGAACACTCAGCGAAATTACTGAATGTGGTGCAAACATATCCAGTTTTGCTCAGAGTTAG
- a CDS encoding SDR family NAD(P)-dependent oxidoreductase yields the protein MTDRLFNKVAVVTGASSGIGLSIAESYLSEGAKVVVFSRRSEPLEDLEARFPARTLVVEGDVTNDADLIRLADSTERRFGRVDILVPNAGIARLISFEESSRDAINETFDVNFHGALQTVRTLLPQLSDSSAVIFITTFLTQVGFPGLAAYSASKAALKSLAQTLAAELGPRGIRVNSIAPGPVETPLWKSVGLDADQLQTVAKSINSRLIPQAFGKPEEIAEVAVFLASDAARTIYGQEIVVDGGYTIG from the coding sequence ATGACCGATCGCTTGTTCAATAAAGTTGCCGTTGTCACAGGTGCCAGTAGTGGCATTGGCCTCTCCATCGCGGAGTCTTATCTCAGTGAAGGCGCAAAAGTAGTCGTCTTTTCCAGACGCAGTGAACCATTGGAAGACTTAGAAGCTCGTTTTCCGGCACGAACTCTGGTCGTCGAGGGGGACGTTACAAATGACGCCGATCTTATTCGATTAGCTGATTCCACCGAGCGACGGTTTGGGAGAGTGGATATTCTGGTTCCTAACGCGGGTATCGCTCGTTTGATCTCTTTTGAAGAATCGTCGCGTGATGCCATCAATGAAACATTTGATGTCAATTTCCATGGTGCCTTACAGACCGTTCGCACATTGTTACCTCAATTGAGTGATTCATCGGCGGTCATCTTTATCACAACTTTTTTGACTCAAGTCGGTTTTCCAGGATTGGCAGCCTATTCTGCTTCGAAAGCTGCATTGAAGTCATTGGCCCAAACACTGGCTGCTGAACTTGGACCTCGTGGAATCCGTGTGAACTCGATTGCTCCCGGTCCCGTTGAGACTCCACTTTGGAAAAGCGTGGGCTTGGACGCTGATCAACTACAAACTGTAGCGAAGAGTATTAACAGCCGCCTGATTCCACAAGCCTTTGGTAAGCCGGAGGAAATTGCAGAAGTCGCTGTTTTCCTGGCATCAGATGCTGCCAGAACTATTTACGGTCAAGAAATCGTGGTAGACGGTGGTTACACAATAGGCTAG